The Caldilineales bacterium genomic interval CAGCGCTGGCCTGGGCCGGGTCGGGCGGCGGGTTGAGGGCCAGCAGCACGCTGCCGTTGTGCAGCAGCGCCTTCGGGCCGAAGTCGGTGAGGAAGTTGAAGCCGAGCAGCCCGGCGTAGAACTGCTGCGAGCGGCGGACGTCGCTGACGGTCAGCGCCACGTGGTGGACGGCTGCGGTTTGGATAGATGTGCTCATACGATTCTCCTTCATCTGTTTGCTGTCACACGTTCGCCGGATGAACTCACCCTGCGTCGTGAGCTGGACCCCGAAGACCGGCGCGGTTTCGGTCATGTCCACGAAAGACTCGAAGATGCCAAAGCCGCTCAGCCCATCGCCACGCCAAGCTGCTGCAGCAACGCCGGCATCTCGAAGTACACGCGGCCGCGCGTGATCTGGTCATTCTCCAGATCGTAAACCACGCACAGCGGGACGCGCACGTCCTTGCCCGTGGCCGGGATGCCGGCGAATTCGCCGATGTGCTTGCCGACAAAGTCGCCCTCGACCATCGCGTTGTGATCGCCGAAAAGGACGGTGCGTGTGGCAGCGGCGGCGTCGAAGGCAACGTGGTAGAAGTAGGTCAACATCCCCATGACACCGTCACGCCCGCGGTGTTCCTGCCCTGTCGCCATGATGGTGAAGACCACGTCCTCCGCCATCATGCTGACATCGCCATGTTCCGAGTTGAAATAGCGCATCATCGTAGCTTGTGTACTTTCGACTGACATCGTGACCTCCTGCGAATGGAATCATAGTGTGAGTGTTTCCGGTTTCAACAGCGCCTCCAAGCGCTCGATCAGCCCCGGCCAGCCGCGGAAGTAATAGGCTTCGCCGTCGGGCAGCGCTTGCAGCTTGCCGCGCCACTCGGTCTGACCTTCGGCGAGCGCTGCCTGCCACAGCGCAGCGCGAACAGGCGGTTTGTCCTGGGTGCTGCTGTCATCGTTCGACTCTCTCGGTTCGATGGCAACATGGTATCAGGATCAGCGTTTCATAGGCGTTTCATAGAGCGTTTGATGGAAGGGAATTTTCAGGAGAAGTTCATTTGCACGGTCAGATCGAGGGCCTGGCGGAGGAGGTCGTCGGCCGCCTCGATCTGACCGGCGGCCCAGGCCGCCACGGCCGCGACGAGCGGCGCCTCGATGTCCGGCGGCAGCGCCTGCTGGGCCGGATTGAGCAGCGACCGGGCGTGGGCGATCGCGTCGGCCAGCCGATCCTGCGCCAGGCTGACGCCGATCAGCGGCCAGAGCGCGTGCCAGCGGAACGGATAGGGCCGCGCGTATTGCTGCCAGGCGTCCAGCGCGGCCTGGCCCAACTGCTCGGCCTGGGCGGGATCGCCGCGGCGCCAGGCGAGCCAGGCCAGGTTGCCCCGACACGCACCGAGGTACTCAAGCATCCCGGCCGCCTCAGCCACGGCCAGCCCGCGGGCGGCGTACGCTTCGACTTCGGCGTCGCGCCCCTGGCGGCGGCGGACAGCGGCCAGGTAGGTCAGGCAGCGCACCTGCAGGGTGATGTCGCCGATCTGCTCGGCCAGGGTGAGCGCACCCTGAAGGTTGTCTTCAGCTTCGACGTGATCGCCGTGCCACAGCAGATAGAAGCCCAGTCCAAACTGGTAGGGCGCGCGCGCCTCAGGGCTGGCAGCGGGCGGGAGCGCGGCCAGCGCGGCCAGCGCGGCGCGGGCGGAGGCGACCGCCGCATCCGACGGCGCAAACCGGCCGCTCCGGCTCTGCTGCCGGCTCATGTTGCTGTAGAGCGCCGCCCGTTGGTGCGGCGTCCCATGCTGCTCGATCAAGGGCTGCACGCGCTCGATCTGCCGCGCCATGTCGGCCGGCCGGTTCCACCAGTACAACAGGATCAGGTGCTCGATCTGCACCTGGCACCACTCCTCCCACCAGGCCGCCTCGCCGGTTTCCTCCGGCGCACCGAGCAGCGCCTCGGCCGCGGCATACTGGGCGGCGACGCGCTCGTAATCGGCGCATTCGTTTTCCAGGGTCTTGCCGATCTTGCGGTACAGCCGCGCCTGG includes:
- a CDS encoding ester cyclase — protein: MSVESTQATMMRYFNSEHGDVSMMAEDVVFTIMATGQEHRGRDGVMGMLTYFYHVAFDAAAATRTVLFGDHNAMVEGDFVGKHIGEFAGIPATGKDVRVPLCVVYDLENDQITRGRVYFEMPALLQQLGVAMG